A region of the Roseiflexus sp. RS-1 genome:
CCGCGCACCCTGCGGACGGGACGCCCGCGCCCCCTGCGGGCAAGATGCCCGCGCTCCCTGCGGACGGGACGCCCGCGCCCCCTGCGGGCAAGATCCCCGCGCACCCTGCGGGTGAGACGCCCGCGCATCCAGGATATGTGAATCACCCCTCCTCGAAAACCCAGTTCTGCTGACGCGCGATCTCGCGCAACGCGCGCGACAGCGCCTCGAGTTGCTTCAGCAGCAGCCCGACTTTCATCGGCGCATCCTGATCCTTGCGCACCCACTTGATCAGATCGCCCTCGGCATGCGCACGGAACAGGCGGTCGGTTTCATCGAGCATCTGGTCGAGTGAACGAATGCGGAAGACGCGCGCTTTGTTCTTTGGCTGATTCTCAATCGTCTCTTCCTCGATGCCGGGAGCGTCCAGATCCACATCCGACGTTTCCTCATCCCACAGATCGGCGTCGTGCTCATCGTCGGGCAGCGTACCGACTGCGGCGCCCTTGAGCAACGAACCGTCAGACGACGGACGGGGAACAACCGGCGCGCCAGCCGTGAGATCGATCCCCTGTTGGAGCGCGTGCAGCGCATCATCGAGCGAGAGATTGGGGTTGGCAGCGAAAAAACTCGCCAGACGACTGATCTCGGCTGCCGACATGCCTTCTTCAACCGCAGCGCGCGCCAGTTCGATCTGCGTGCGTTCATTCGGCACACGTCGCAGATGTTGCGCCTGGGTGACGTTCAGTTCGCCTTTCCGCAGATACTCCTGAATTTCGAGCGGCAGGTCGAGCAGACCCAGGTAGCGCCGCACCGTGCGGGGTGAGAGACCAACCATGCGTGCAGTGGCTTCATCGAGCGCGTTCTCTTCGCTGATGCCGCGATCGAGCGCGATCTGTTCGCGCAATTTCTGAAATGCGCGCGCCTGCTCGAGGTCATTCAGGTCGCGGCGCTGAAGATTTTCGGTCAACTGGCGCAGGAA
Encoded here:
- a CDS encoding ParB/RepB/Spo0J family partition protein — translated: MQLLWIDPRALEPDPQGVREDPGDIDGLAATIAEYGLLQPLGVVDLGRSRYRVVYGNRRRLAALKLGLERVPCVLLDPDDPRVFLRQLTENLQRRDLNDLEQARAFQKLREQIALDRGISEENALDEATARMVGLSPRTVRRYLGLLDLPLEIQEYLRKGELNVTQAQHLRRVPNERTQIELARAAVEEGMSAAEISRLASFFAANPNLSLDDALHALQQGIDLTAGAPVVPRPSSDGSLLKGAAVGTLPDDEHDADLWDEETSDVDLDAPGIEEETIENQPKNKARVFRIRSLDQMLDETDRLFRAHAEGDLIKWVRKDQDAPMKVGLLLKQLEALSRALREIARQQNWVFEEG